In Candidatus Methylopumilus universalis, one DNA window encodes the following:
- a CDS encoding UvrD-helicase domain-containing protein produces the protein MNDGELKEKALHLSSFIVEAPAGSGKTSLLTDRFLKLLTVVDMPEEIVAITFTKKAASEMKAKIIERIKESKSPFAQTILKRSEEKGWDIEHNLSRLKVMTIDKFCHNVVSQIPVLSKMGSKPNITDTPEKFYEESVKQTLQAKDGIEDIKVVFTHYDNEYEKINRRLVAMMSIRDQWKYRCYMLTQKSSGQIIEEGNAYLEHLTKPIYQKIRAELNQDQLNDLIEILHYLESTNLREDIKLKNKNSFNFDSEEIPLWQTITKILFTDKNTRRENITAREGFKNDDEGEIYKNKCRNLPNIDFLLAIKAIPEPLSETYALKLRSIANILLQCEKKLRQLFKQRNTVDFIEIIEIANEALGKNDAASDLLLSLDYKISHLLIDEFQDTSRSHFNFLKKIVDGWTPEAQKTIFCVGDPMQSIYKFREADVSIFIEAKKNGFNTIPLETIQLRDNYRSSSIIVNEINQIFENILPKEDSIQEGAVSYKPFVSAKKEHDSNVSEFKFHALTFTESTDIDTEEAKYVCNLIDTFPEYEKIAILTRSRSHLSELINYIRKFKPTLKFNAVEIDALDKHQSIQDILSLSYAMLDLNDRIHWLAILRAPWCGIILSDLALLFQNDHTSTVWEIIQDEKKMSEISPDGRRRIRRLIDILKNAFDNQSKTHIRRLIESVWMNLGGELCLHNPNDIVDINKFFNILQTSSSPIAIDFELVEHQITKTYLSDIPSAEERIQFFTIHKAKGLEFDTVIIPSLNSTTRASDKKMIVSDASVKNSRIFDITAFSEPDNKSPHLHDLIYGIEKSREENELKRLLYVAMTRAKTKLHLVGSVMHKDEIKPASNSFLSMLWNIYGNNFYEVKPIENIDIDIESGKIEEFVPKLMRLKLI, from the coding sequence ATGAATGACGGCGAATTAAAAGAGAAAGCGCTTCATTTAAGCTCGTTTATAGTAGAGGCGCCGGCAGGCTCTGGTAAAACGAGCTTACTTACTGATCGATTTTTAAAATTGCTTACCGTCGTTGATATGCCAGAAGAGATTGTAGCAATCACCTTCACAAAAAAAGCAGCTTCAGAAATGAAGGCTAAGATCATTGAGCGAATTAAAGAAAGCAAAAGTCCTTTTGCTCAAACAATTCTAAAGCGGTCAGAAGAGAAAGGTTGGGATATTGAACATAATCTCTCCCGACTTAAAGTAATGACGATTGATAAGTTCTGTCATAACGTGGTCAGTCAAATTCCTGTGTTAAGCAAAATGGGGAGCAAGCCTAATATTACTGATACCCCTGAAAAATTTTACGAAGAGTCAGTCAAACAAACTTTACAGGCTAAAGATGGCATCGAGGACATTAAAGTTGTCTTCACTCATTATGACAATGAGTATGAAAAGATTAATCGTCGTTTAGTGGCGATGATGTCAATTCGAGACCAGTGGAAATATCGATGTTATATGCTTACCCAAAAATCAAGTGGGCAAATTATTGAGGAAGGCAATGCTTACCTTGAACATTTGACGAAGCCTATATATCAAAAAATTAGGGCTGAACTCAATCAAGATCAACTAAATGATCTTATTGAAATTCTTCACTACTTAGAAAGTACCAATCTTAGAGAAGATATAAAGCTAAAAAATAAAAACAGTTTTAATTTTGATTCAGAAGAAATCCCATTATGGCAAACGATCACAAAAATTTTATTCACAGATAAAAATACCAGACGCGAAAACATTACAGCCCGAGAAGGATTTAAGAACGATGACGAAGGAGAAATATATAAAAATAAATGTCGCAATCTCCCAAATATCGATTTTTTATTGGCTATTAAAGCTATACCGGAACCTCTTAGCGAAACATATGCTTTAAAACTAAGATCTATTGCAAATATTCTCTTACAGTGCGAAAAAAAACTACGACAGCTATTTAAACAAAGAAATACTGTCGATTTTATTGAAATTATAGAGATTGCTAATGAGGCGCTTGGTAAAAATGATGCGGCAAGCGATCTTTTATTATCTTTAGATTATAAAATTTCACACTTACTTATCGATGAATTCCAAGATACAAGCAGAAGTCATTTTAATTTCCTAAAGAAAATTGTGGATGGCTGGACTCCTGAAGCACAAAAAACCATTTTCTGTGTGGGTGACCCTATGCAATCTATATATAAATTTAGGGAGGCTGATGTCAGTATTTTTATTGAAGCCAAAAAAAATGGCTTTAATACCATCCCCTTAGAAACTATTCAGCTTAGAGATAATTACCGGTCCTCTTCTATTATTGTGAATGAAATAAATCAGATATTTGAAAATATACTTCCAAAAGAAGATTCAATTCAAGAAGGCGCTGTATCCTACAAACCTTTTGTATCGGCAAAAAAAGAGCATGATTCTAATGTAAGTGAGTTCAAATTTCATGCATTAACATTCACTGAAAGTACAGATATTGATACTGAAGAAGCAAAGTATGTATGTAATCTTATTGATACATTTCCTGAATATGAAAAAATCGCTATTCTCACTAGATCCAGAAGCCATCTCTCTGAATTAATTAATTACATTAGAAAATTCAAACCTACTCTAAAATTTAATGCAGTAGAAATTGATGCCTTAGACAAGCATCAATCTATTCAGGATATTCTTTCCTTAAGCTACGCTATGCTTGACTTAAATGACCGGATTCACTGGCTTGCGATTCTTCGTGCGCCCTGGTGTGGGATTATATTGAGTGACCTAGCGCTCCTATTTCAAAATGACCATACCTCAACAGTATGGGAAATTATTCAAGATGAAAAAAAAATGAGTGAAATTTCCCCTGATGGAAGGAGAAGAATTCGACGACTCATCGATATCCTAAAAAATGCATTCGATAATCAAAGCAAGACTCACATTAGAAGACTTATAGAATCAGTTTGGATGAATTTAGGTGGTGAACTATGTCTTCATAACCCTAATGATATTGTAGACATTAATAAATTTTTCAACATACTACAAACATCAAGTTCCCCTATAGCTATCGACTTTGAACTTGTCGAACATCAAATTACAAAAACGTATTTATCCGATATTCCTTCAGCTGAAGAACGTATTCAATTTTTTACAATTCATAAAGCCAAAGGTCTCGAATTTGATACTGTCATTATTCCTTCACTTAATTCAACAACACGAGCATCAGACAAAAAGATGATTGTATCTGACGCTTCGGTAAAAAATAGTCGTATCTTTGACATCACAGCATTTAGCGAGCCTGATAATAAATCCCCTCATTTGCATGATTTAATTTATGGAATAGAAAAAAGTAGGGAAGAAAATGAATTAAAAAGACTTCTTTATGTTGCCATGACAAGAGCAAAAACAAAACTTCACCTTGTAGGGTCAGTTATGCATAAGGATGAAATAAAGCCTGCTTCAAATTCTTTTTTATCAATGCTATGGAACATATACGGCAATAATTTTTACGAGGTAAAACCTATAGAAAATATTGATATAGACATTGAAAGCGGCAAAATCGAAGAGTTTGTTCCAAAGCTTATGCGATTGAAGTTAATTTAG
- a CDS encoding PD-(D/E)XK nuclease family protein, with protein MHSEQKPIYLCRNSKEAFKLSQHFNSKEKVMALHDFINNLFKKHPNINMPFRVLNGIEEKLLWESSIKQYKKSSFDLSNIESLSETASEANRLIDQFLIGENTLKSEERSEEHAFFNAWRLIFKKYCNDKSIITFNGLIKIAIEHITSKDISIDCPIHFVNFDFRTPIEESFINACQTQIDVTFFVDTKIKPSIESRIFLNEEHECMQVVEWCRNQIEQNKKILIVTPQLDQIIDRLTSLLDKTFHPESFTPSLSQEKRIYQFSLNTPLFHLSMIYLNIKLIEFGARGFFNIKDLKNILCNNGWSNDQELFLRYRLIHQLERKRRGNVSIHELIEILETAEGLVHSTPSLMKHLDQIQVSHHEWREKRAPSAWIKTFDAYLKNIQSSLLNPKDGYEEGVYEAWKKITETVSSLDRLTDEISIQDMLETLQYYLKKTTHQHQHEGIFKIDILGFHEITYETYDATWIMNLNEHNWPTPQQFNPFIPIKIQHDCHINTHEKRHLHATNILDKFTHTSGLVTLSYAKKMGEEDIFPSPILYPFISSKPHEDINFNYKKDTFNHNVIEYIEDNTSIKIDVAQTSKSGIKLLEAQSICPAWAFYEFRLGAKRLEDEDEENLTTRLRGNLFHKTLEQFWMKYKSSFLVSAFSKDELSKKIQDIAHKNISAEKKKYPRILPEFFNIEEIRLINYLENWIQFELKRGDFEVKETEKNIPIHLGCLNFNIKIDRIDEVNQNKIVIDYKSGATKTLNEWFLNAYGELQMPFYALFASDKPIDAIAIGVINSSKPQWVGIGRDMELLKGIKDASCSAQYQSWDDLLAFWRYRINDAAKSYELGDAAVRFAREKDMTYCHVKPILRLPERTLQFEKTKQ; from the coding sequence ATGCATTCTGAGCAAAAGCCTATCTATCTCTGTCGTAATTCAAAAGAAGCTTTTAAATTAAGCCAACACTTTAACTCAAAAGAAAAAGTGATGGCTCTTCATGACTTCATCAATAATCTCTTTAAAAAACACCCAAACATCAACATGCCATTCCGAGTTCTTAATGGTATCGAAGAAAAATTGCTATGGGAAAGCAGCATTAAACAATACAAAAAATCCTCATTTGATTTATCTAATATTGAAAGCTTAAGTGAGACTGCTAGCGAGGCTAATCGACTCATAGATCAATTTCTTATTGGCGAAAATACCTTAAAAAGTGAAGAGCGCAGTGAAGAGCATGCGTTTTTTAACGCTTGGCGTTTAATCTTTAAAAAATATTGCAACGATAAAAGTATCATCACCTTCAATGGTCTTATAAAAATAGCAATTGAACATATCACATCGAAGGATATATCTATTGACTGCCCAATTCATTTTGTAAATTTTGATTTTAGAACGCCGATTGAAGAATCATTTATTAATGCATGTCAAACTCAAATTGACGTGACTTTTTTTGTAGATACTAAAATAAAGCCTTCTATTGAGTCGCGTATTTTTCTTAATGAAGAGCATGAATGTATGCAGGTTGTGGAATGGTGCAGAAATCAAATAGAACAAAATAAAAAAATACTTATTGTGACGCCCCAGCTTGATCAAATCATAGATCGTCTCACAAGCTTACTTGACAAAACATTCCATCCTGAATCATTCACCCCAAGCCTATCTCAAGAAAAAAGAATTTATCAGTTCTCATTAAATACGCCTTTATTTCATTTATCCATGATTTATTTAAATATAAAGCTAATAGAATTTGGCGCGCGAGGGTTTTTTAATATTAAAGACCTGAAAAATATCTTGTGTAATAACGGCTGGTCAAATGATCAAGAGTTATTTCTTCGTTATAGGCTTATTCACCAACTAGAGAGAAAACGTAGAGGTAATGTCTCAATTCACGAGCTTATTGAAATCCTAGAGACAGCTGAGGGGTTAGTTCATTCAACGCCATCTCTAATGAAGCATTTAGATCAAATACAAGTCTCACATCATGAATGGAGAGAAAAAAGAGCCCCTTCCGCATGGATTAAAACATTTGATGCGTATTTAAAGAATATTCAATCCAGCCTTTTAAATCCAAAAGATGGTTATGAAGAGGGTGTTTATGAGGCGTGGAAGAAAATTACTGAAACTGTATCCTCGCTAGACAGGCTTACAGATGAAATATCTATTCAAGATATGTTAGAGACACTTCAGTATTACCTCAAGAAAACTACCCATCAACATCAACACGAGGGTATTTTTAAAATTGATATTTTAGGCTTTCATGAAATAACCTATGAAACCTATGATGCTACGTGGATTATGAATTTAAATGAACATAATTGGCCTACACCTCAGCAATTTAATCCCTTTATCCCTATCAAAATTCAGCATGATTGCCACATCAATACCCATGAAAAACGCCATTTACATGCCACAAATATTTTAGACAAATTCACTCATACGTCCGGCTTGGTAACACTTTCTTACGCTAAAAAAATGGGAGAAGAAGATATCTTTCCGTCGCCTATTTTGTACCCATTCATATCCTCGAAACCACATGAAGATATTAATTTTAATTATAAAAAAGATACATTTAATCATAATGTTATAGAATATATTGAAGATAATACTTCAATTAAAATTGACGTTGCACAAACTTCAAAATCGGGAATTAAACTGCTTGAAGCACAGTCCATCTGCCCCGCTTGGGCTTTCTATGAATTTAGGCTCGGGGCCAAAAGACTAGAAGATGAAGATGAGGAAAATTTAACTACTAGACTTCGCGGAAATCTCTTTCATAAAACCTTAGAGCAGTTTTGGATGAAATATAAATCATCATTTCTAGTAAGTGCTTTTAGCAAAGACGAGCTCTCAAAGAAAATTCAAGATATTGCGCATAAGAACATTTCAGCGGAAAAGAAAAAGTACCCCAGAATCTTACCTGAGTTTTTCAATATTGAAGAAATACGCTTAATTAATTACCTTGAAAATTGGATTCAATTTGAGTTAAAGCGTGGTGACTTTGAAGTTAAAGAGACAGAAAAAAATATACCCATCCATTTAGGTTGTCTTAACTTTAATATCAAGATTGATCGTATTGATGAAGTCAATCAAAACAAGATTGTTATTGATTACAAATCTGGAGCCACAAAAACCCTTAACGAATGGTTTCTAAATGCCTATGGAGAGTTGCAAATGCCATTCTATGCCCTCTTTGCGTCAGATAAGCCTATTGATGCAATTGCTATTGGCGTTATTAATTCATCAAAACCTCAATGGGTTGGCATAGGTCGCGATATGGAACTTCTTAAAGGCATAAAGGATGCTTCCTGCTCTGCTCAATACCAATCTTGGGATGATTTACTTGCCTTTTGGAGGTATCGCATCAATGATGCGGCTAAAAGCTACGAATTGGGCGATGCAGCTGTTAGATTTGCACGTGAAAAAGACATGACTTACTGTCATGTTAAACCTATCCTAAGGCTCCCTGAGCGAACATTACAATTTGAGAAAACTAAGCAATGA
- the greB gene encoding transcription elongation factor GreB → MAERKNYITKQGYQCLKDELDFLVKVDRPKVVADVSWAASNGDRSENGDYIYGKKRLRQIDARAKFLFGRIDEAVVIDPSSQEQQDKIFFGAWITLLNESDNSEHHFRIVGQDEIDTEKGFISWVSPIAKALLGKALDDEVKVETPGGLVNFRIIDVSYHE, encoded by the coding sequence ATGGCTGAACGCAAAAATTACATTACTAAACAAGGATATCAGTGCCTAAAAGATGAGCTTGATTTTTTAGTTAAAGTTGATCGTCCTAAAGTAGTAGCAGACGTTTCCTGGGCAGCAAGCAATGGAGATCGCAGTGAGAATGGAGATTATATATATGGAAAAAAACGCCTCCGTCAGATAGATGCAAGAGCGAAATTCTTATTTGGTCGGATTGATGAGGCTGTAGTGATTGATCCATCCTCACAAGAACAGCAGGATAAGATTTTTTTTGGCGCGTGGATCACACTTCTTAATGAGTCTGATAACTCAGAGCATCATTTTCGTATTGTAGGGCAAGATGAGATTGATACAGAAAAAGGCTTTATTAGTTGGGTTTCACCTATTGCTAAGGCGCTTTTAGGAAAAGCCTTAGATGATGAGGTAAAAGTCGAGACTCCGGGTGGCTTAGTTAATTTTAGAATTATTGATGTGTCGTATCATGAGTAA
- the earP gene encoding elongation factor P maturation arginine rhamnosyltransferase EarP: protein MSNKSLIACHLICKVIDFFGDIGVAWRIAKQLKVDFNIEVHLLVDDLMTSRRLIPSLDISLKKQTVDGITIHHCDFSEDSKSLPPPPAFVFNLFNIDLPNAYKLLMQSEKSKYIAIEYLSAEPWVENFHLKPSIDPESGLIKTFFYPGFTGQTGGLIREKDLLSRRESFVQANRDKFIKSFGGNPNLYSISLFYYPIQKIEAFLDVMELMKKPIQFFIPQYLFDLLKAKKNYQYLHIISYPFLSHDDFDDLLRSCNLNFVRGEDSWIRAIWAGKPFIWQPYIQENSIHLIKLKAFLKSYCEDCEQELSEVLFKMHDDWSNNKFNEALWLDFFKNQSSLESFALKRSHHYFKEPSFVESLVDYCSET from the coding sequence ATGAGTAACAAAAGTCTTATAGCTTGTCATTTAATATGCAAGGTGATTGATTTTTTCGGTGATATTGGTGTTGCATGGCGCATAGCAAAACAACTCAAAGTTGATTTTAATATTGAGGTGCATCTCCTTGTGGATGATCTTATGACTTCTAGAAGGCTCATCCCTTCATTAGATATTTCCTTAAAAAAACAAACGGTCGATGGTATTACTATTCATCATTGTGATTTTAGTGAAGATTCAAAATCACTTCCGCCACCTCCAGCTTTTGTATTTAATCTTTTTAATATTGATTTACCTAATGCCTATAAATTGCTTATGCAAAGCGAAAAGTCCAAATATATTGCCATTGAATATTTGTCAGCTGAGCCATGGGTCGAGAATTTTCATTTAAAACCTTCAATAGATCCTGAATCAGGCCTTATTAAAACTTTCTTTTATCCTGGCTTTACTGGTCAAACAGGCGGCCTCATCCGTGAGAAGGATTTACTATCGCGTCGAGAGTCTTTTGTTCAAGCTAATCGTGATAAATTTATTAAGTCATTTGGCGGAAATCCTAACCTCTATTCAATATCACTTTTTTATTACCCAATACAAAAAATTGAAGCTTTTTTAGATGTTATGGAGCTTATGAAAAAGCCTATTCAATTTTTCATACCTCAATATTTATTTGATCTTTTAAAAGCAAAAAAGAATTATCAGTATCTTCATATCATTTCCTATCCATTTTTAAGCCACGATGATTTTGATGATCTACTTCGGTCATGTAATCTTAATTTTGTGCGCGGTGAAGATAGCTGGATAAGAGCAATTTGGGCCGGCAAACCTTTTATTTGGCAGCCATATATCCAAGAAAACAGTATCCATTTAATTAAACTAAAAGCTTTTTTGAAGAGCTATTGTGAGGATTGTGAACAAGAGTTATCAGAGGTTTTATTTAAAATGCATGACGATTGGTCGAATAATAAATTTAATGAAGCTTTATGGCTCGATTTTTTCAAAAATCAGTCTTCTTTGGAGTCTTTCGCATTGAAGCGAAGTCATCACTATTTCAAAGAGCCATCATTTGTCGAGAGTTTGGTTGATTATTGTTCTGAAACATAA
- the efp gene encoding elongation factor P, whose translation MKIAQELRAGNVIMVGTDPMVILKAEYNKSGRNSAVVKMKMKNLLTEAPSENVYNASDKFEVIVLDKKDVTYSYFSDPAYVFMDGEYNQYEIDAENMSEALNFLEDGMPCEVKFYNGKAISVELPNSVTREITYTEPAVKGDTSGKVMKPAKINTGFEVMVPLFCNTGDKIEIDTRTLEYKNRVL comes from the coding sequence ATGAAAATCGCTCAAGAGCTTCGCGCTGGTAACGTTATTATGGTTGGCACTGACCCAATGGTCATTTTAAAAGCTGAATATAATAAATCAGGTCGAAATTCAGCTGTGGTAAAGATGAAAATGAAAAATCTTTTGACTGAAGCGCCTAGCGAAAACGTTTATAACGCCAGTGATAAATTCGAAGTGATTGTGTTGGATAAAAAGGATGTTACTTATTCTTATTTTTCAGATCCTGCTTATGTGTTCATGGATGGTGAATATAATCAATATGAAATTGATGCTGAAAATATGTCAGAAGCTTTAAATTTCTTAGAAGATGGTATGCCTTGTGAAGTTAAATTTTATAATGGGAAAGCTATTTCTGTAGAGCTTCCAAATTCTGTTACCCGAGAAATTACTTACACTGAGCCTGCTGTAAAAGGCGACACTTCAGGTAAGGTAATGAAGCCAGCTAAAATTAATACGGGCTTTGAAGTAATGGTGCCTTTATTCTGCAATACCGGTGACAAGATTGAAATTGATACGCGTACCTTAGAATACAAAAACCGCGTTTTATAA